Proteins found in one Mytilus edulis chromosome 2, xbMytEdul2.2, whole genome shotgun sequence genomic segment:
- the LOC139513069 gene encoding uncharacterized PE-PGRS family protein PE_PGRS54-like isoform X1 — MVQQLKKMKFIILLCFIVSTAAQQQNQRQTTGFGGGRPGGGTTTFGGAGGAGAGGGTQRGFAGAGAGPFGGFGPPGAQFGGGPGGPFGFPGGRPGGPPGSPFGFGGPPGFGAPPPGFGGRPGGQFGGFGGPGGRPGGRPGGQFNPFGGAPGGQGGQFGNGAGTLGAFGGDGGAGNSLVGTAFGTGTPGTTGTNTQTGTQTGTQPSTQTGATGGANTLTGFGQQGGGAGQGGFPGGSPFGGQQFGLPPFGGMNGPPPPFGQFGGPGMNPFGGGGAGMNPFGGGGAGMNPFGGAGAGMNPFGGAGAGMNPFGGGAPTGQFGGGAGAGAGQFGGGAGLGQFGGATPTGQFGGGAGLGQFGGATPTGQFGGGAGLGQFGGATPTGQFGGGSTTGQFGAGNALGNTGGAGAGLGFGNGLNVGTLPSTGLFTELGQGSTLIDPVTGNRVRPLTNDVANNAIATRRGQTALRRGGRDPRQGVTVQRTRVFPRQFTNRRRVLATRRRNALRTRTGAGTGAGFLFPTNSLSMSTGSSTGSSSSTGTQLPSQTLGTSNTAGTNAPSSNTLWSGMPDISSFGMTQGTTGQSGMTSGMNGLSGATQGGAAGMSPNGFGGNNPMNGMFLPPMMSGGMGGMPPGGMGGMRGMPLGGMGGMPPGGMGGMGGMMPGGFGGMPPGMNSFGMGQQGMSGNGASTTGSTTGTTGASSTSSRTNGATAGSGGMMPGLGGLDGMFSPMMQGMGSNPGAAGMSFGSQGGDPFGSQGANPFGSQGGNPFGSQGANPFGSQGMQFGTQGAGSTTGTNGAASTAQTTGNGMGTSAFAAMNQFPGASGSNQPSASSNAGSLPVMSNFGGRAGMANMFGGTNQG, encoded by the exons ATGGTACAACAACTgaagaaaatgaaatttataattttactCTGTTTTATCGTTTCTACAGCAG CCCAACAACAAAATCAAAGACAAACGACAGGTTTTGGCGGAGGAAGACCAGGCGGCGGTACAACTACCTTCGGTGGTGCTGGTGGTGCAGGTGCTGGTGGTGGAACACAAAGAGGTTTTGCAGGAGCTGGTGCTGGACCATTCGGGGGTTTTGGACCACCAGGTGCACAATTTGGTGGCGGTCCAGGTGGACCTTTTGGATTTCCGGGTGGTCGACCGGGTGGTCCTCCGGGTTCCCCATTTGGATTTGGTGGACCTCCAGGTTTTGGAGCCCCTCCACCCGGATTTGGTGGTAGACCAGGTGGACAGTTCGGAGGCTTTGGAGGTCCAGGCGGCAGACCAGGCGGCAGACCAGGTGGCCAGTTTAATCCATTTGGGGGTGCACCGGGTGGACAAGGAGGACAATTTGGAAATGGAGCTGGTACACTAGGAGCGTTTGGTGGAGATGGAGGAGCTGGAAACTCATTAGTTGGCACAGCATTTGGAACTGGAACACCAGGAACAACAGGAACAAACACTCAAACAGGCACTCAAACAGGCACTCAACCAAGCACTCAAACAGGCGCTACAGGTGGAGCCAATACATTGACCGGGTTTGGACAACAAGGTGGTGGTGCTGGACAAGGTGGTTTCCCCGGAGGGTCACCTTTTGGTGGACAACAATTTGGACTTCCGCCGTTCGGTGGAATGAATGGACCCCCACCGCCATTTGGACAATTTGGTGGTCCTGGTATGAATCCATTTGGTGGTGGTGGCGCTGGTATGAATCCATTTGGTGGTGGCGGCGCTGGTATGAATCCATTTGGTGGTGCTGGCGCTGGTATGAATCCATTTGGTGGTGCCGGCGCTGGTATGAATCCATTTGGTGGAGGGGCACCAACAGGACAGTTTGGAGGCGGAGCAGGTGCAGGTGCAGGACAGTTTGGAGGCGGGGCAGGTCTTGGACAATTTGGAGGTGCAACACCTACAGGACAGTTTGGAGGTGGGGCAGGTCTTGGACAATTTGGAGGTGCAACACCTACAGGACAGTTTGGAGGTGGGGCAGGTCTTGGACAATTTGGAGGTGCGACACCCACAGGACAGTTTGGAGGTGGGTCAACCACAGGGCAATTCGGAGCTGGAAATGCACTAGGAAATACTGGCGGAGCTGGGGCAGGGCTTGGATTTGGAAATGGCCTTAATGTGGGAACTTTACCATCAACAGGTCTGTTTACAGAATTAGGTCAAGGTTCCACGTTAATTGACCCAGTAACGGGTAACAGAGTACGACCCCTGACAAATGATGTAGCCAATAATGCTATTGCAACACGAAGAGGGCAAACAG CACTCAGGCGAGGCGGTAGAGATCCAAGGCAGGGTGTTACAGTGCAGAGAACAAGAGTATTCCCAAGGCAATTTACAA ATAGAAGACGAGTTTTAGCCACACGGCGGCGGAATGCTTTAAGAACAC GAACAGGCGCTGGCACCGGAGCAG gATTTCTATTCCCAACAAACTCACTTTCAATGAGTACAG GGAGTAGCACCGGTTCCTCATCGTCAACTGGAACTCAATTACCATCACAAACTCTCGGAACATCGAACACTGCTGGAACTAATG CACCGAGTTCAAATACTCTTTGGTCTGGAATGCCAGATATAAGCTCGTTTGGAATGACACAAGGTACGACAGGCCAGTCTGGAATGACTTCAGGCATGAATGGTCTGTCTGGAGCGACACAAGGTGGTGCGGCCGGTATGTCACCAAATGGTTTCGGAGGTAACAACCCAATGAATGGAATGTTTTTACCTCCAATGATGTCTGGAGGTATGGGTGGAATGCCACCTGGAGGAATGGGTGGTATGAGAGGAATGCCGCTTGGTGGAATGGGCGGTATGCCACCAGGAGGTATGGGCGGTATGGGTGGAATGATGCCCGGAGGTTTTGGAGGGATGCCACCTGGAATGAATAGCTTTGGTATGGGACAACAAGGAATGTCTGGAAATGGAGCTTCAACAACTGGTTCGACAACAGGAACGACTGGAGCAAGTTCAACCTCATCAAGAACCAATGGAGCTACTGCTGGTTCCGGTGGAATGATGCCTGGTTTAGGGGGTCTCGATGGAATGTTTTCTCCAATGATGCAGGGAATGGGATCAAATCCAGGCGCTGCAGGAATGTCATTTGGTTCACAGGGAGGAGATCCATTCGGTTCACAGGGAGCAAATCCATTCGGTTCACAGGGAGGAAATCCATTCGGTTCACAGGGAGCAAACCCATTTGGTTCACAAGGAATGCAATTCGGTACACAGGGCGCTGGTTCTACAACGGGAACAAATGGCGCAGCTTCAACAGCACAGACCACAGGAAACGGTATGGGTACAAGCGCATTTGCAGCGATGAATCAGTTTCCTGGCGCTTCAGGAAGCAACCAGCCTTCAGCTAGCTCAAATGCCGGAAGTCTACCGGTGATGTCTAATTTTGGTGGTAGGGCGGGAATGGCTAATATGTTTG gAGGCACCAATCAAGGTTAG
- the LOC139513069 gene encoding PE-PGRS family protein PE_PGRS47-like isoform X10, whose protein sequence is MVQQLKKMKFIILLCFIVSTAAQQQNQRQTTGFGGGRPGGGTTTFGGAGGAGAGGGTQRGFAGAGAGPFGGFGPPGAQFGGGPGGPFGFPGGRPGGPPGSPFGFGGPPGFGAPPPGFGGRPGGQFGGFGGPGGRPGGRPGGQFNPFGGAPGGQGGQFGNGAGTLGAFGGDGGAGNSLVGTAFGTGTPGTTGTNTQTGTQTGTQPSTQTGATGGANTLTGFGQQGGGAGQGGFPGGSPFGGQQFGLPPFGGMNGPPPPFGQFGGPGMNPFGGGGAGMNPFGGGGAGMNPFGGAGAGMNPFGGAGAGMNPFGGGAPTGQFGGGAGAGAGQFGGGAGLGQFGGATPTGQFGGGAGLGQFGGATPTGQFGGGAGLGQFGGATPTGQFGGGSTTGQFGAGNALGNTGGAGAGLGFGNGLNVGTLPSTGLFTELGQGSTLIDPVTGNRVRPLTNDVANNAIATRRGQTDRRRVLATRRRNALRTRTGAGTGAVRGQIRRMPTREDIQRIRTQQGRALPARAQISRAARMPITTNTRRTRGEFRDTEMTVGSRTPTELQAVSTSRTQNTRRARGEFRDTEMNIGGGTQTELQAVGTSRTQNTRRTRGEFRDTEMNIGGRTQTEVQAVDTFRTQDTRRNRNNDIRNTRAESARTIRTQTSGIDETAATLPEQRQTAATLPEQRQTVAGGRSNSNFAIVPMNVEQTGGRTSTNRRPVLAIVPIDNNAQPADFVNFARTIPRSVLQQAR, encoded by the exons ATGGTACAACAACTgaagaaaatgaaatttataattttactCTGTTTTATCGTTTCTACAGCAG CCCAACAACAAAATCAAAGACAAACGACAGGTTTTGGCGGAGGAAGACCAGGCGGCGGTACAACTACCTTCGGTGGTGCTGGTGGTGCAGGTGCTGGTGGTGGAACACAAAGAGGTTTTGCAGGAGCTGGTGCTGGACCATTCGGGGGTTTTGGACCACCAGGTGCACAATTTGGTGGCGGTCCAGGTGGACCTTTTGGATTTCCGGGTGGTCGACCGGGTGGTCCTCCGGGTTCCCCATTTGGATTTGGTGGACCTCCAGGTTTTGGAGCCCCTCCACCCGGATTTGGTGGTAGACCAGGTGGACAGTTCGGAGGCTTTGGAGGTCCAGGCGGCAGACCAGGCGGCAGACCAGGTGGCCAGTTTAATCCATTTGGGGGTGCACCGGGTGGACAAGGAGGACAATTTGGAAATGGAGCTGGTACACTAGGAGCGTTTGGTGGAGATGGAGGAGCTGGAAACTCATTAGTTGGCACAGCATTTGGAACTGGAACACCAGGAACAACAGGAACAAACACTCAAACAGGCACTCAAACAGGCACTCAACCAAGCACTCAAACAGGCGCTACAGGTGGAGCCAATACATTGACCGGGTTTGGACAACAAGGTGGTGGTGCTGGACAAGGTGGTTTCCCCGGAGGGTCACCTTTTGGTGGACAACAATTTGGACTTCCGCCGTTCGGTGGAATGAATGGACCCCCACCGCCATTTGGACAATTTGGTGGTCCTGGTATGAATCCATTTGGTGGTGGTGGCGCTGGTATGAATCCATTTGGTGGTGGCGGCGCTGGTATGAATCCATTTGGTGGTGCTGGCGCTGGTATGAATCCATTTGGTGGTGCCGGCGCTGGTATGAATCCATTTGGTGGAGGGGCACCAACAGGACAGTTTGGAGGCGGAGCAGGTGCAGGTGCAGGACAGTTTGGAGGCGGGGCAGGTCTTGGACAATTTGGAGGTGCAACACCTACAGGACAGTTTGGAGGTGGGGCAGGTCTTGGACAATTTGGAGGTGCAACACCTACAGGACAGTTTGGAGGTGGGGCAGGTCTTGGACAATTTGGAGGTGCGACACCCACAGGACAGTTTGGAGGTGGGTCAACCACAGGGCAATTCGGAGCTGGAAATGCACTAGGAAATACTGGCGGAGCTGGGGCAGGGCTTGGATTTGGAAATGGCCTTAATGTGGGAACTTTACCATCAACAGGTCTGTTTACAGAATTAGGTCAAGGTTCCACGTTAATTGACCCAGTAACGGGTAACAGAGTACGACCCCTGACAAATGATGTAGCCAATAATGCTATTGCAACACGAAGAGGGCAAACAG ATAGAAGACGAGTTTTAGCCACACGGCGGCGGAATGCTTTAAGAACAC GAACAGGCGCTGGCACCGGAGCAG TGAGGGGTCAAATCAGACGCATGCCAACAAGGGAAGATATACAAAGAATAAGGACACAACAAGGCCGAGCACTTCCAGCAAGAGCACAAATCAGTAGAGCAGCCAGAATGCCCATTACAACTAATACTAGAAGAACTAGAGGCGAGTTTCGTGACACTGAAATGACTGTTGGTAGTAGAACACCAACCGAATTACAAGCTGTGAGTACATCTCGGACACAGAATACTAGAAGAGCTAGAGGCGAGTTTCGAGACACTGAAATGAATATTGGTGGTGGAACACAAACCGAATTACAAGCTGTGGGTACATCTCGGACACAGAATACTAGAAGAACTAGAGGCGAGTTTCGAGACACTGAAATGAATATTGGTGGTAGAACACAAACCGAAGTACAAGCTGTGGATACATTTCGTACACAGGATACAAGGAGAAATAGAAATAATGACATCAGGAATACTAGAGCAGAGAGTGCTAGAACAATTAGAACACAGACATCTGGTATAGACGAAACAGCTGCAACATTACCAGAGCAAAGACAAACAGCAGCAACATTACCAGAACAAAGACAAACAGTAGCTGGTGGTAGATCAAATTCCAATTTTGCCATAGTTCCTATGAATGTTGAACAAACCGGAGGAAGGACCTCAACCAACAGGAGGCCAGTTTTAGCAATAGTCCCGATAGATAACAATGCTCAGCCAGCAGATTTTGTCAATTTTGCCAGAACTATTCCAAGAT CTGTTTTACAACAAGCAAGATAG
- the LOC139513069 gene encoding uncharacterized PE-PGRS family protein PE_PGRS20-like isoform X11, translating into MVQQLKKMKFIILLCFIVSTAAQQQNQRQTTGFGGGRPGGGTTTFGGAGGAGAGGGTQRGFAGAGAGPFGGFGPPGAQFGGGPGGPFGFPGGRPGGPPGSPFGFGGPPGFGAPPPGFGGRPGGQFGGFGGPGGRPGGRPGGQFNPFGGAPGGQGGQFGNGAGTLGAFGGDGGAGNSLVGTAFGTGTPGTTGTNTQTGTQTGTQPSTQTGATGGANTLTGFGQQGGGAGQGGFPGGSPFGGQQFGLPPFGGMNGPPPPFGQFGGPGMNPFGGGGAGMNPFGGGGAGMNPFGGAGAGMNPFGGAGAGMNPFGGGAPTGQFGGGAGAGAGQFGGGAGLGQFGGATPTGQFGGGAGLGQFGGATPTGQFGGGAGLGQFGGATPTGQFGGGSTTGQFGAGNALGNTGGAGAGLGFGNGLNVGTLPSTGLFTELGQGSTLIDPVTGNRVRPLTNDVANNAIATRRGQTGTGAGTGAVRGQIRRMPTREDIQRIRTQQGRALPARAQISRAARMPITTNTRRTRGEFRDTEMTVGSRTPTELQAVSTSRTQNTRRARGEFRDTEMNIGGGTQTELQAVGTSRTQNTRRTRGEFRDTEMNIGGRTQTEVQAVDTFRTQDTRRNRNNDIRNTRAESARTIRTQTSGIDETAATLPEQRQTAATLPEQRQTVAGGRSNSNFAIVPMNVEQTGGRTSTNRRPVLAIVPIDNNAQPADFVNFARTIPRSVLQQAR; encoded by the exons ATGGTACAACAACTgaagaaaatgaaatttataattttactCTGTTTTATCGTTTCTACAGCAG CCCAACAACAAAATCAAAGACAAACGACAGGTTTTGGCGGAGGAAGACCAGGCGGCGGTACAACTACCTTCGGTGGTGCTGGTGGTGCAGGTGCTGGTGGTGGAACACAAAGAGGTTTTGCAGGAGCTGGTGCTGGACCATTCGGGGGTTTTGGACCACCAGGTGCACAATTTGGTGGCGGTCCAGGTGGACCTTTTGGATTTCCGGGTGGTCGACCGGGTGGTCCTCCGGGTTCCCCATTTGGATTTGGTGGACCTCCAGGTTTTGGAGCCCCTCCACCCGGATTTGGTGGTAGACCAGGTGGACAGTTCGGAGGCTTTGGAGGTCCAGGCGGCAGACCAGGCGGCAGACCAGGTGGCCAGTTTAATCCATTTGGGGGTGCACCGGGTGGACAAGGAGGACAATTTGGAAATGGAGCTGGTACACTAGGAGCGTTTGGTGGAGATGGAGGAGCTGGAAACTCATTAGTTGGCACAGCATTTGGAACTGGAACACCAGGAACAACAGGAACAAACACTCAAACAGGCACTCAAACAGGCACTCAACCAAGCACTCAAACAGGCGCTACAGGTGGAGCCAATACATTGACCGGGTTTGGACAACAAGGTGGTGGTGCTGGACAAGGTGGTTTCCCCGGAGGGTCACCTTTTGGTGGACAACAATTTGGACTTCCGCCGTTCGGTGGAATGAATGGACCCCCACCGCCATTTGGACAATTTGGTGGTCCTGGTATGAATCCATTTGGTGGTGGTGGCGCTGGTATGAATCCATTTGGTGGTGGCGGCGCTGGTATGAATCCATTTGGTGGTGCTGGCGCTGGTATGAATCCATTTGGTGGTGCCGGCGCTGGTATGAATCCATTTGGTGGAGGGGCACCAACAGGACAGTTTGGAGGCGGAGCAGGTGCAGGTGCAGGACAGTTTGGAGGCGGGGCAGGTCTTGGACAATTTGGAGGTGCAACACCTACAGGACAGTTTGGAGGTGGGGCAGGTCTTGGACAATTTGGAGGTGCAACACCTACAGGACAGTTTGGAGGTGGGGCAGGTCTTGGACAATTTGGAGGTGCGACACCCACAGGACAGTTTGGAGGTGGGTCAACCACAGGGCAATTCGGAGCTGGAAATGCACTAGGAAATACTGGCGGAGCTGGGGCAGGGCTTGGATTTGGAAATGGCCTTAATGTGGGAACTTTACCATCAACAGGTCTGTTTACAGAATTAGGTCAAGGTTCCACGTTAATTGACCCAGTAACGGGTAACAGAGTACGACCCCTGACAAATGATGTAGCCAATAATGCTATTGCAACACGAAGAGGGCAAACAG GAACAGGCGCTGGCACCGGAGCAG TGAGGGGTCAAATCAGACGCATGCCAACAAGGGAAGATATACAAAGAATAAGGACACAACAAGGCCGAGCACTTCCAGCAAGAGCACAAATCAGTAGAGCAGCCAGAATGCCCATTACAACTAATACTAGAAGAACTAGAGGCGAGTTTCGTGACACTGAAATGACTGTTGGTAGTAGAACACCAACCGAATTACAAGCTGTGAGTACATCTCGGACACAGAATACTAGAAGAGCTAGAGGCGAGTTTCGAGACACTGAAATGAATATTGGTGGTGGAACACAAACCGAATTACAAGCTGTGGGTACATCTCGGACACAGAATACTAGAAGAACTAGAGGCGAGTTTCGAGACACTGAAATGAATATTGGTGGTAGAACACAAACCGAAGTACAAGCTGTGGATACATTTCGTACACAGGATACAAGGAGAAATAGAAATAATGACATCAGGAATACTAGAGCAGAGAGTGCTAGAACAATTAGAACACAGACATCTGGTATAGACGAAACAGCTGCAACATTACCAGAGCAAAGACAAACAGCAGCAACATTACCAGAACAAAGACAAACAGTAGCTGGTGGTAGATCAAATTCCAATTTTGCCATAGTTCCTATGAATGTTGAACAAACCGGAGGAAGGACCTCAACCAACAGGAGGCCAGTTTTAGCAATAGTCCCGATAGATAACAATGCTCAGCCAGCAGATTTTGTCAATTTTGCCAGAACTATTCCAAGAT CTGTTTTACAACAAGCAAGATAG
- the LOC139513069 gene encoding uncharacterized PE-PGRS family protein PE_PGRS46-like isoform X8, whose protein sequence is MVQQLKKMKFIILLCFIVSTAAQQQNQRQTTGFGGGRPGGGTTTFGGAGGAGAGGGTQRGFAGAGAGPFGGFGPPGAQFGGGPGGPFGFPGGRPGGPPGSPFGFGGPPGFGAPPPGFGGRPGGQFGGFGGPGGRPGGRPGGQFNPFGGAPGGQGGQFGNGAGTLGAFGGDGGAGNSLVGTAFGTGTPGTTGTNTQTGTQTGTQPSTQTGATGGANTLTGFGQQGGGAGQGGFPGGSPFGGQQFGLPPFGGMNGPPPPFGQFGGPGMNPFGGGGAGMNPFGGGGAGMNPFGGAGAGMNPFGGAGAGMNPFGGGAPTGQFGGGAGAGAGQFGGGAGLGQFGGATPTGQFGGGAGLGQFGGATPTGQFGGGAGLGQFGGATPTGQFGGGSTTGQFGAGNALGNTGGAGAGLGFGNGLNVGTLPSTGLFTELGQGSTLIDPVTGNRVRPLTNDVANNAIATRRGQTALRRGGRDPRQGVTVQRTRVFPRQFTNRRRVLATRRRNALRTRTGAGTGAVRGQIRRMPTREDIQRIRTQQGRALPARAQISRAARMPITTNTRRTRGEFRDTEMTVGSRTPTELQAVSTSRTQNTRRARGEFRDTEMNIGGGTQTELQAVGTSRTQNTRRTRGEFRDTEMNIGGRTQTEVQAVDTFRTQDTRRNRNNDIRNTRAESARTIRTQTSGIDETAATLPEQRQTAATLPEQRQTVAGGRSNSNFAIVPMNVEQTGGRTSTNRRPVLAIVPIDNNAQPADFVNFARTIPRSVLQQAR, encoded by the exons ATGGTACAACAACTgaagaaaatgaaatttataattttactCTGTTTTATCGTTTCTACAGCAG CCCAACAACAAAATCAAAGACAAACGACAGGTTTTGGCGGAGGAAGACCAGGCGGCGGTACAACTACCTTCGGTGGTGCTGGTGGTGCAGGTGCTGGTGGTGGAACACAAAGAGGTTTTGCAGGAGCTGGTGCTGGACCATTCGGGGGTTTTGGACCACCAGGTGCACAATTTGGTGGCGGTCCAGGTGGACCTTTTGGATTTCCGGGTGGTCGACCGGGTGGTCCTCCGGGTTCCCCATTTGGATTTGGTGGACCTCCAGGTTTTGGAGCCCCTCCACCCGGATTTGGTGGTAGACCAGGTGGACAGTTCGGAGGCTTTGGAGGTCCAGGCGGCAGACCAGGCGGCAGACCAGGTGGCCAGTTTAATCCATTTGGGGGTGCACCGGGTGGACAAGGAGGACAATTTGGAAATGGAGCTGGTACACTAGGAGCGTTTGGTGGAGATGGAGGAGCTGGAAACTCATTAGTTGGCACAGCATTTGGAACTGGAACACCAGGAACAACAGGAACAAACACTCAAACAGGCACTCAAACAGGCACTCAACCAAGCACTCAAACAGGCGCTACAGGTGGAGCCAATACATTGACCGGGTTTGGACAACAAGGTGGTGGTGCTGGACAAGGTGGTTTCCCCGGAGGGTCACCTTTTGGTGGACAACAATTTGGACTTCCGCCGTTCGGTGGAATGAATGGACCCCCACCGCCATTTGGACAATTTGGTGGTCCTGGTATGAATCCATTTGGTGGTGGTGGCGCTGGTATGAATCCATTTGGTGGTGGCGGCGCTGGTATGAATCCATTTGGTGGTGCTGGCGCTGGTATGAATCCATTTGGTGGTGCCGGCGCTGGTATGAATCCATTTGGTGGAGGGGCACCAACAGGACAGTTTGGAGGCGGAGCAGGTGCAGGTGCAGGACAGTTTGGAGGCGGGGCAGGTCTTGGACAATTTGGAGGTGCAACACCTACAGGACAGTTTGGAGGTGGGGCAGGTCTTGGACAATTTGGAGGTGCAACACCTACAGGACAGTTTGGAGGTGGGGCAGGTCTTGGACAATTTGGAGGTGCGACACCCACAGGACAGTTTGGAGGTGGGTCAACCACAGGGCAATTCGGAGCTGGAAATGCACTAGGAAATACTGGCGGAGCTGGGGCAGGGCTTGGATTTGGAAATGGCCTTAATGTGGGAACTTTACCATCAACAGGTCTGTTTACAGAATTAGGTCAAGGTTCCACGTTAATTGACCCAGTAACGGGTAACAGAGTACGACCCCTGACAAATGATGTAGCCAATAATGCTATTGCAACACGAAGAGGGCAAACAG CACTCAGGCGAGGCGGTAGAGATCCAAGGCAGGGTGTTACAGTGCAGAGAACAAGAGTATTCCCAAGGCAATTTACAA ATAGAAGACGAGTTTTAGCCACACGGCGGCGGAATGCTTTAAGAACAC GAACAGGCGCTGGCACCGGAGCAG TGAGGGGTCAAATCAGACGCATGCCAACAAGGGAAGATATACAAAGAATAAGGACACAACAAGGCCGAGCACTTCCAGCAAGAGCACAAATCAGTAGAGCAGCCAGAATGCCCATTACAACTAATACTAGAAGAACTAGAGGCGAGTTTCGTGACACTGAAATGACTGTTGGTAGTAGAACACCAACCGAATTACAAGCTGTGAGTACATCTCGGACACAGAATACTAGAAGAGCTAGAGGCGAGTTTCGAGACACTGAAATGAATATTGGTGGTGGAACACAAACCGAATTACAAGCTGTGGGTACATCTCGGACACAGAATACTAGAAGAACTAGAGGCGAGTTTCGAGACACTGAAATGAATATTGGTGGTAGAACACAAACCGAAGTACAAGCTGTGGATACATTTCGTACACAGGATACAAGGAGAAATAGAAATAATGACATCAGGAATACTAGAGCAGAGAGTGCTAGAACAATTAGAACACAGACATCTGGTATAGACGAAACAGCTGCAACATTACCAGAGCAAAGACAAACAGCAGCAACATTACCAGAACAAAGACAAACAGTAGCTGGTGGTAGATCAAATTCCAATTTTGCCATAGTTCCTATGAATGTTGAACAAACCGGAGGAAGGACCTCAACCAACAGGAGGCCAGTTTTAGCAATAGTCCCGATAGATAACAATGCTCAGCCAGCAGATTTTGTCAATTTTGCCAGAACTATTCCAAGAT CTGTTTTACAACAAGCAAGATAG